A window from Nocardioides mesophilus encodes these proteins:
- a CDS encoding nitrate reductase subunit alpha gives MTQAPREAVAPQQGDGSQPPGLDGGIAEALVRSRRYFTKAEVSQDLRSLHRSGGREADDFYRDRWSHDKVVRSTHGVNCTGSCSWKVYVKDGIITWETQQTDYPSVGPDSPEYEPRGCPRGAAFSWYTYSPTRVRYPYVRGVLLQMYREAKKQHDGDPVKAWAHIVDNPLRAKAYKSARGKGGLVRASWEEATELVAAAHVHTIQKWGPDRVAGFSPIPAMSMVSHASGARFVNLVGGSMLSFYDWYADLPVASPQVFGDQTDVPESGDWWNAGYLIMWGSNLPVTRTPDAHWMTEARYRGQKVIAVAPDYADNVKFADEWLPARPGTDAALAMAMGHVVLKEYFVDRSTPYFTDYVKTYTDLPYLIRLDETSPGRFTAGKFLTAADLPAHEHEENAAFKTVLIDSRSDEPVVPNGSLGHRYGESGVGRWNLELGDVDPKLSLIDTSADSVLVQMPRFDTADGAAGDLPRGVPVRRVGGHLVTTVFDLLLAQYGVGRDGLPGEWPASYDDASAPYTPAWQEQITGVPASAAARVGREFARNAEESHGRSMIVMGAGTNHWFHSDTIYRSFLTLTTLTGCQGVNGGGWAHYVGQEKVRPITGYTQVANALDWNRPPRNMIQTAYWYLHTDQFRYDHFGADTLSATTGSGQLAGKSTADVIAQSARMGWMPSYPTFDRNPLDLADEAAAAGRTSAEHIVEQLKAGELGWAGEDPDAPENFPRILSIWRANLLGSSGKGNEYFLKHLLGTDSSLRATEAPEGQRPVDVTWREHAPEGKLDLLLTLDFRQTSTTIFSDVVLPAATWYEKHDLNTTDMHPFIHSFNPAIAPPWQSRTDWDAWQTIAAKFSELAATRLGTRTDVVAVPLMHDTPDAMATPHGVVRDWAKGECEPVPGVSMPKLVEVVRDYGAVSEKLNALGPLMDTLGATTKGVTFDVTEQVDYLRHKNGAVRGGVADGRPSLKRDVHVCEAILALSGTTNGHLATQGFKTLEKRTGTRLADLAEEHQGKQITFADTQAAPVPVITSPEWSGSETGGRRYSPFTINVERMKPWHTLTGRMHFYLDHDWMTELGEGLPVYRPPLNMAALFTEPALGDVSDGSKGGSDVAGLTVRYLTPHNKWSIHSEYQDNLFMLSLSRGGQNIWMSDRDAAKVGIVDNDWIEAVNRNGVVVARAIVSHRMPEGTVYMYHAQDRLIDVPIAETSGKRGGIHNSLTRLLVKPSHLIGGYAQLTFAFNYLGPTGNQRDEVTIIRKRNQEVQY, from the coding sequence GTGACCCAGGCACCGCGAGAAGCAGTCGCCCCGCAGCAGGGGGACGGCTCGCAGCCCCCCGGCCTGGACGGAGGGATCGCGGAGGCGCTGGTCCGCTCACGCCGCTACTTCACCAAGGCGGAGGTCTCGCAGGACCTGCGCAGCCTGCACCGCAGCGGGGGCCGCGAGGCCGACGACTTCTACCGGGACCGGTGGAGCCACGACAAGGTGGTCCGCTCGACGCACGGGGTGAACTGCACCGGCTCGTGCTCGTGGAAGGTCTACGTCAAGGACGGGATCATCACCTGGGAGACCCAGCAGACCGACTACCCCTCGGTCGGCCCGGACTCCCCGGAGTACGAACCGCGCGGCTGCCCCCGTGGCGCGGCCTTCTCCTGGTACACCTACTCGCCGACCCGCGTGCGCTACCCCTACGTCCGGGGCGTGCTGCTGCAGATGTACCGCGAGGCCAAGAAGCAGCACGACGGCGACCCGGTCAAGGCCTGGGCGCACATCGTCGACAACCCGCTGCGGGCGAAGGCCTACAAGTCCGCCCGCGGCAAGGGCGGCCTGGTGCGGGCCAGCTGGGAGGAGGCCACCGAGCTGGTGGCCGCCGCGCACGTGCACACGATCCAGAAGTGGGGGCCCGACCGGGTCGCCGGCTTCTCGCCGATCCCGGCGATGTCGATGGTCTCGCACGCCTCGGGCGCCCGGTTCGTGAACCTCGTCGGCGGCTCGATGCTGAGCTTCTACGACTGGTACGCCGACCTGCCGGTGGCCTCCCCGCAGGTCTTCGGCGACCAGACCGACGTCCCGGAGTCCGGTGACTGGTGGAACGCCGGCTACCTGATCATGTGGGGCTCGAACCTGCCGGTGACCCGGACCCCGGACGCGCACTGGATGACCGAGGCGCGCTACCGCGGCCAGAAGGTCATCGCGGTCGCACCGGACTACGCCGACAACGTGAAGTTCGCCGACGAGTGGCTGCCGGCCCGGCCGGGCACCGACGCGGCACTGGCGATGGCGATGGGCCACGTGGTGCTCAAGGAGTACTTCGTCGACCGGTCGACGCCGTACTTCACCGACTACGTCAAGACCTACACCGACCTGCCCTACCTGATCCGCCTCGACGAGACCTCGCCCGGCCGCTTCACGGCCGGCAAGTTCCTCACCGCCGCCGACCTCCCGGCCCACGAGCACGAGGAGAACGCCGCCTTCAAGACGGTGCTCATCGACAGTCGCTCGGACGAGCCGGTGGTGCCCAACGGCTCGCTCGGTCACCGCTACGGCGAGAGCGGCGTCGGCCGGTGGAACCTCGAGCTCGGCGACGTGGACCCGAAGCTGTCGCTGATCGACACCTCCGCGGACAGCGTGCTGGTGCAGATGCCGCGCTTCGACACCGCCGACGGCGCGGCCGGCGACCTGCCCCGCGGCGTCCCGGTGCGCCGGGTCGGCGGCCACCTCGTCACCACGGTGTTCGACCTGCTGCTGGCGCAGTACGGCGTCGGGCGCGACGGCCTGCCCGGCGAGTGGCCCGCGTCGTACGACGACGCCTCGGCGCCGTACACCCCGGCGTGGCAGGAGCAGATCACCGGCGTGCCCGCCTCGGCGGCCGCCCGGGTCGGTCGTGAGTTCGCCCGCAACGCCGAGGAGTCGCACGGCCGCTCGATGATCGTGATGGGGGCCGGCACCAACCACTGGTTCCACTCCGACACGATCTACCGCTCGTTCCTGACGCTGACCACGCTGACCGGCTGCCAGGGCGTCAACGGCGGCGGCTGGGCGCACTACGTGGGCCAGGAGAAGGTCCGGCCGATCACCGGCTACACCCAGGTCGCCAACGCGCTGGACTGGAACCGGCCGCCGCGCAACATGATCCAGACCGCCTACTGGTACCTGCACACCGACCAGTTCCGCTACGACCACTTCGGGGCGGACACCCTCTCGGCCACCACCGGCAGCGGCCAGCTGGCCGGCAAGTCCACCGCCGACGTGATCGCGCAGAGCGCCCGGATGGGCTGGATGCCGTCCTACCCCACCTTCGACCGGAACCCGCTCGACCTCGCCGACGAGGCCGCCGCGGCGGGCCGGACCTCGGCGGAGCACATCGTCGAGCAGCTCAAGGCCGGCGAGCTCGGCTGGGCCGGCGAGGACCCGGACGCGCCGGAGAACTTCCCGCGAATCCTCTCGATCTGGCGGGCCAACCTGCTCGGCTCCTCGGGCAAGGGCAACGAGTACTTCCTCAAGCACCTGCTGGGCACCGACTCCTCGCTGCGGGCGACCGAGGCGCCGGAGGGGCAGCGCCCGGTCGACGTGACCTGGCGGGAACACGCCCCGGAGGGCAAGCTCGACCTGCTGCTGACGCTGGACTTCCGGCAGACCAGCACCACGATCTTCTCCGACGTGGTGCTCCCGGCGGCGACCTGGTACGAGAAGCACGACCTCAACACCACCGACATGCACCCGTTCATCCACTCGTTCAACCCGGCGATCGCCCCGCCGTGGCAGTCCCGCACCGACTGGGACGCCTGGCAGACGATCGCCGCGAAGTTCAGCGAGCTGGCGGCGACCCGGCTCGGCACCCGCACCGACGTGGTCGCGGTGCCGCTGATGCACGACACCCCGGACGCGATGGCGACGCCGCACGGCGTGGTCCGGGACTGGGCGAAGGGCGAGTGCGAGCCGGTCCCCGGCGTCAGCATGCCCAAGCTCGTCGAGGTGGTCCGCGACTACGGCGCGGTCTCCGAGAAGCTCAACGCGCTCGGCCCGCTGATGGACACGCTCGGCGCCACCACCAAGGGCGTCACCTTCGACGTCACCGAGCAGGTCGACTACCTGCGGCACAAGAACGGCGCGGTCCGGGGCGGCGTGGCCGACGGGCGGCCGTCGCTGAAGCGGGACGTGCACGTCTGCGAGGCGATCCTCGCGCTGTCCGGCACCACCAACGGCCACCTGGCCACGCAGGGGTTCAAGACCCTCGAGAAGCGCACCGGCACCAGGCTCGCCGACCTCGCCGAGGAGCACCAGGGCAAGCAGATCACCTTCGCCGACACCCAGGCGGCACCGGTGCCGGTGATCACCTCGCCGGAGTGGTCCGGCTCGGAGACCGGCGGGCGGCGCTACTCGCCGTTCACCATCAACGTGGAGCGGATGAAGCCCTGGCACACCCTCACCGGCCGGATGCACTTCTACCTCGACCACGACTGGATGACCGAGCTCGGGGAGGGGCTGCCGGTCTACCGGCCACCGCTGAACATGGCGGCGCTGTTCACCGAGCCCGCGCTCGGTGACGTCTCGGACGGCTCGAAGGGCGGCAGCGACGTCGCCGGCCTCACCGTCCGCTACCTGACGCCGCACAACAAGTGGTCGATCCACTCGGAGTACCAGGACAACCTGTTCATGCTGTCGCTCTCGCGCGGCGGCCAGAACATCTGGATGAGCGACCGGGACGCGGCCAAGGTCGGGATCGTGGACAACGACTGGATCGAGGCGGTCAACCGCAACGGCGTGGTCGTGGCGCGGGCGATCGTGTCGCACCGGATGCCCGAGGGGACCGTGTACATGTACCACGCGCAGGACCGGCTGATCGACGTACCGATCGCGGAGACCTCCGGCAAGCGCGGCGGCATCCACAACTCGCTGACCCGGCTGCTGGTGAAGCCCAGCCACCTGATCGGCGGCTACGCCCAGCTCACCTTCGCGTTCAACTACCTCGGCCCCACCGGCAACCAGCGCGACGAGGTCACCATCATCCGCAAGCGCAACCAGGAGGTTCAGTACTGA
- a CDS encoding nitrate/nitrite transporter, which yields MSSGEHRSPGLMLALATIGFAVNFWAWALVSPLGPLFRENGALGTLSESDVALMVAVPVLVGSLGRIPVGALTDKYGGRVMFPLVSLATIVPVLFLGLAAQSSYALILVGGFFLGIGGTAFAVGVPFVNAWFPPERRGLAVGVFGAGMGGTAISALTTVKLYTNVGSAAPFLITASLLAVYAVVAWLLLEDAPGRVAPAGSLMSRLSANARLPISWQACMLYAVAFGGYVAFSVYLPAYLKTAYELTPADAANRMAGFVVVAVLMRPIGGWLSDRFGPVPVLAVGYGVVAIGAAIASTTPLLEHIGTAAFLAMAAALGSGSGATFALVARVVEPSRVGGVTGLVGAAGGLGGFVPPLIMGYVYGRTDSYAIGLVLLSVTAALTLVLTLTVVRSTLRTASEAATSDSPAAA from the coding sequence GTGAGCTCGGGGGAGCACAGGTCACCCGGTCTCATGCTGGCTCTGGCCACCATCGGCTTCGCGGTGAACTTCTGGGCCTGGGCCCTGGTCAGCCCGCTCGGGCCGCTGTTCCGCGAGAACGGCGCCCTCGGCACCCTCAGCGAGTCCGACGTGGCGCTGATGGTCGCGGTGCCGGTGCTGGTCGGGTCGCTCGGCCGGATCCCGGTGGGCGCGCTGACCGACAAGTACGGCGGCCGGGTGATGTTCCCGCTGGTCTCGCTGGCGACGATCGTGCCCGTGCTCTTCCTGGGCCTGGCGGCGCAGAGCTCCTACGCGCTGATCCTGGTCGGCGGGTTCTTCCTCGGCATCGGGGGCACCGCCTTCGCGGTCGGCGTGCCGTTCGTGAACGCCTGGTTCCCGCCCGAGCGCCGCGGCCTCGCCGTCGGCGTCTTCGGTGCAGGCATGGGCGGCACCGCGATCAGCGCGCTGACCACTGTCAAGCTCTACACCAACGTCGGCTCCGCGGCGCCGTTCCTGATCACCGCCTCGCTGCTCGCGGTGTACGCCGTCGTGGCCTGGCTGCTGCTCGAGGACGCCCCCGGCCGGGTGGCCCCCGCCGGCAGCCTGATGTCCCGGCTCTCCGCCAACGCACGGTTGCCGATCAGCTGGCAGGCCTGCATGCTCTACGCGGTCGCTTTCGGCGGCTACGTCGCCTTCTCGGTCTACCTGCCGGCCTACCTCAAGACGGCCTACGAGCTGACCCCGGCCGACGCCGCCAACCGGATGGCCGGCTTCGTGGTGGTCGCGGTGCTGATGCGCCCGATCGGCGGCTGGCTCTCGGACCGCTTCGGTCCGGTCCCGGTGCTCGCGGTCGGGTACGGCGTCGTCGCGATCGGTGCCGCGATCGCCTCCACCACGCCGCTGCTCGAGCACATCGGCACCGCGGCCTTCCTCGCGATGGCGGCCGCCCTCGGGTCGGGCTCCGGTGCCACCTTCGCCCTGGTCGCGCGGGTGGTGGAGCCCAGCCGGGTCGGTGGCGTCACCGGCCTCGTCGGTGCCGCCGGCGGCCTCGGCGGGTTCGTGCCGCCGCTGATCATGGGCTACGTCTACGGCCGCACCGACTCCTACGCCATCGGGCTGGTGCTGCTCTCGGTGACCGCCGCCCTCACGCTGGTGCTCACCCTCACCGTGGTCCGCTCCACCTTGCGGACCGCCTCCGAAGCCGCGACCAGCGACAGCCCGGCCGCAGCATGA
- a CDS encoding two pore domain potassium channel family protein, giving the protein MRRAVRFLRDTPCAALLIVQLLGVIVYPFLEGSVAGRSALAVFGLAVLALVVRAVRATPMLWWVSVTLAIPALGLLLVQAVTLDDSLAPYSAVFEALLYFYAAVSMLVYMLADERVTTDEMFAVGAVFTLLAWAFAYTYVVVQALDPGSFTAAVQPDQPRTWTELLFLSFTTLSSTGLSDIVPVHGHSRSVVMLEQVVGLFYIAMVVTRLVGLNMARVNRRRD; this is encoded by the coding sequence ATGCGACGAGCCGTCCGGTTCCTGCGGGACACCCCCTGCGCCGCGCTGCTGATCGTCCAGCTGCTCGGCGTGATCGTCTACCCGTTCCTGGAGGGCAGCGTCGCCGGACGCTCGGCGCTGGCGGTCTTCGGGCTGGCGGTGCTCGCGCTGGTGGTCCGCGCGGTGCGGGCCACGCCGATGCTCTGGTGGGTCTCGGTCACGCTGGCGATCCCGGCCCTGGGCCTGCTGCTGGTGCAGGCGGTGACGCTGGACGACTCGCTGGCGCCGTACAGCGCGGTCTTCGAGGCGCTGCTCTACTTCTACGCCGCCGTCAGCATGTTGGTCTACATGCTCGCCGACGAGCGGGTCACCACCGACGAGATGTTCGCCGTCGGCGCGGTCTTCACGTTGCTGGCCTGGGCGTTCGCCTACACGTATGTCGTCGTGCAGGCGCTCGACCCGGGGAGCTTCACGGCTGCGGTGCAGCCGGACCAGCCGCGCACCTGGACCGAGCTGCTGTTCTTGTCGTTCACGACGCTCTCCAGCACCGGTCTCTCCGACATCGTCCCGGTCCACGGGCACTCGCGCAGCGTGGTGATGCTCGAGCAGGTGGTCGGGCTGTTCTACATCGCGATGGTGGTCACCCGGCTGGTCGGCCTCAACATGGCGCGCGTCAACCGCCGCCGCGACTGA